A DNA window from Parabacteroides johnsonii DSM 18315 contains the following coding sequences:
- a CDS encoding RagB/SusD family nutrient uptake outer membrane protein: MKQINIFKHVAGVALLGLLCSCNDFLDETPKSTISPENYLTEESQLASYANGLYADILPSHGNWSYGTFGTDQHTDNQAYMNYDNKYIPGQWKTIQSQKADDDPYRFKFIYSCNYFLENVMPRYTAKQISGSDANIRHYIGEMYFLRAYEYFKRYQMFGDFPIVRNTLPDQMDPLVEASKRSPRNEVARFIISDLDSAIVLMESNPDKAKTRINKESALLLKSRVALFEGTWLKYFKNTAFVPNGPGWPGKEKDYNANYQYPTGDIDSEINYFLTLAMETSQEVADAAVLVENTGLVQQAATEPANPYMDMFSAVDMSSYSEVLLWRPYSKGLGQIHCVVVGAQFGDYGVGVTRGMVDGFLMANGLPIYAAGSGYLGDETIADVRKDRDSRLTIFLKEPGQKNILIEAVEGDHAVPVEPIPNILTGDAAKGYATGYALRKGGSFDQAQCVNGENYTGSITFRASEALLNYMEACYEKNGNLDAKAQGYWRALRERAHVDTDYNKTIAATVMSEEAKNDWGAYSAGQLVDPTLYNIRRERRCELMAEALRYMDLCRWRSMDQMIATPYHIEGIKIWGEMQNWYKDETTGESLLVYGMDNPKANVSAPSLSKYYRPYEKLSNSIAKDGYRWAMAHYLKPINIQHLDITSGSGDVSSSPIYQNPYWPTAANQGALQ, translated from the coding sequence ATGAAACAAATCAATATATTTAAACATGTTGCAGGAGTAGCCCTGCTGGGACTGTTGTGTTCCTGCAACGACTTTTTGGATGAAACTCCCAAGTCGACTATTTCTCCGGAAAACTATTTGACTGAAGAATCGCAGTTGGCTTCTTATGCCAACGGTTTGTATGCCGATATTTTGCCTTCGCACGGCAACTGGAGCTACGGAACGTTCGGTACCGACCAGCATACCGATAACCAGGCTTATATGAATTATGACAATAAGTATATTCCGGGACAGTGGAAGACGATACAGTCACAGAAGGCTGACGACGATCCATATCGTTTCAAATTTATTTATAGCTGTAACTATTTCCTCGAAAATGTGATGCCGCGTTATACAGCTAAGCAGATCAGTGGTTCGGATGCGAATATCCGCCATTATATCGGAGAAATGTATTTCTTGCGTGCTTATGAGTATTTCAAACGCTATCAGATGTTCGGTGATTTCCCTATCGTGCGGAATACATTGCCCGATCAAATGGATCCGCTGGTAGAAGCTAGCAAACGCTCGCCGCGTAACGAAGTGGCCCGTTTCATTATTTCCGACTTGGATTCGGCTATCGTGCTGATGGAGTCTAATCCAGATAAGGCGAAGACGCGTATTAATAAGGAATCTGCTTTACTGTTGAAGTCTCGTGTTGCCCTGTTTGAAGGCACCTGGTTGAAGTATTTCAAAAATACAGCATTCGTTCCGAATGGTCCGGGATGGCCGGGAAAAGAAAAAGATTACAATGCCAATTACCAGTACCCGACTGGCGATATCGACAGCGAAATCAATTATTTCCTTACACTGGCAATGGAGACTTCTCAGGAAGTGGCCGATGCTGCTGTCTTGGTTGAAAATACGGGATTGGTACAACAGGCTGCCACGGAACCTGCTAACCCATATATGGATATGTTCTCGGCTGTGGATATGTCGTCCTATAGCGAAGTGCTGTTGTGGCGCCCGTATAGTAAAGGTCTCGGCCAGATACATTGTGTCGTTGTAGGAGCGCAATTCGGCGATTATGGTGTTGGTGTGACTCGTGGTATGGTCGACGGTTTCTTGATGGCAAACGGTCTGCCGATTTATGCGGCCGGAAGTGGTTATCTGGGTGATGAAACGATTGCGGATGTCCGCAAGGATCGTGACTCCCGTCTGACGATCTTCTTGAAGGAGCCGGGACAGAAAAATATTTTGATTGAGGCTGTTGAAGGTGATCATGCTGTTCCGGTAGAACCTATCCCTAATATTCTGACAGGTGATGCTGCTAAAGGTTATGCGACCGGTTATGCGTTGCGTAAGGGTGGTAGTTTTGATCAGGCACAGTGCGTAAACGGTGAAAACTATACAGGTTCTATTACTTTCCGTGCATCAGAAGCCTTATTAAACTATATGGAAGCATGTTATGAAAAGAATGGAAATCTGGATGCCAAAGCACAGGGCTATTGGAGAGCTTTGCGCGAACGTGCTCATGTCGATACGGATTATAATAAGACAATCGCTGCTACTGTTATGAGCGAAGAGGCCAAGAATGACTGGGGCGCTTATTCCGCTGGGCAACTGGTTGATCCGACCTTGTATAACATCCGTCGTGAACGTCGTTGCGAATTGATGGCCGAAGCGTTGCGTTATATGGATTTGTGCCGTTGGAGATCAATGGACCAGATGATCGCAACTCCGTACCATATTGAAGGTATCAAGATCTGGGGTGAAATGCAGAACTGGTATAAGGATGAGACTACCGGTGAAAGCCTTTTGGTTTACGGTATGGATAATCCGAAAGCGAATGTTTCGGCTCCGAGTCTCAGCAAATACTATCGTCCGTATGAAAAGTTGTCCAATTCGATTGCAAAAGATGGCTACAGATGGGCTATGGCTCACTACTTGAAGCCGATTAATATCCAGCATTTGGACATAACTTCCGGTAGCGGAGATGTTTCATCTTCTCCGATTTATCAGAATCCGTATTGGCCTACTGCTGCCAACCAGGGTGCTCTGCAATAA